From a region of the Armatimonadota bacterium genome:
- the rplQ gene encoding 50S ribosomal protein L17: MGTGAKARKLNRDTGERRALFRDLVTALIRHERIRTTEPKAKEAKKIADKLIARARANTLHARRQVARLIQDEEALRKLFDTVAPRYEPNRGGYTRVVKDRPRRGDSAPMAYLELVEK; encoded by the coding sequence ATGGGGACGGGTGCCAAGGCGCGCAAGCTGAACCGCGACACCGGGGAACGCCGGGCGCTGTTCCGCGACCTCGTGACGGCTCTGATCCGGCACGAGCGGATTCGGACGACCGAGCCGAAGGCCAAGGAGGCGAAGAAGATCGCCGACAAGCTGATTGCCCGCGCGCGGGCGAACACCCTCCACGCCCGGCGCCAAGTTGCCCGGCTGATCCAGGACGAGGAGGCACTGCGAAAGCTGTTCGACACCGTGGCTCCGCGCTACGAGCCTAACCGTGGCGGGTATACGCGCGTGGTGAAGGATCGCCCCCGGCGTGGAGACTCGGCGCCGATGGCCTATCTGGAGCTGGTCGAGAAGTAG
- a CDS encoding DNA-directed RNA polymerase subunit alpha, whose protein sequence is MWELSKPRVEYAELSDTYGKLVVEPLDRGFGTTIGNALRRVLLSSVPGAAVTSVKIEGVLHEFSTVPGVVEDVTQIILNLKELTLRLHTDKPKLLRLEAKGKREVTAGDIQPDAEVEILNPDLPIATIDKRDAKLSMEIVVERGKGYVPAEKHRKSEHVIGVIPVDSIFSPVQKVNYVVEDTHVGIGGELERLVLEVWTNGAVRPDDAIAQSSKLLIDHFRLISGIGEEDGSLEAASGDPEQARLLASPIEDLELSVRPYNCLKRANIHTIGDLVQRTEEEIANVKNFGRKSLEEVVEKLAAVGLSLKKRG, encoded by the coding sequence TTGTGGGAACTCAGCAAGCCGAGAGTCGAGTACGCGGAGTTGTCCGACACGTACGGGAAGCTCGTGGTCGAACCCCTGGACCGGGGCTTCGGGACCACCATCGGCAACGCGCTGCGGCGCGTGCTGCTGTCGTCGGTGCCCGGTGCGGCCGTCACTTCGGTGAAGATCGAGGGCGTGCTGCACGAGTTCAGCACCGTGCCCGGCGTGGTCGAAGACGTCACGCAGATCATCCTGAACCTGAAGGAGCTCACCCTCCGCCTGCACACCGACAAGCCGAAACTGCTCCGTCTGGAAGCCAAGGGCAAGCGTGAGGTCACCGCCGGCGACATCCAGCCCGATGCCGAGGTGGAGATCCTGAACCCAGATCTCCCCATCGCTACGATCGACAAGCGTGACGCCAAACTGTCGATGGAGATCGTCGTGGAGCGCGGAAAGGGATATGTGCCCGCCGAGAAGCATCGGAAGAGCGAGCACGTCATCGGCGTGATCCCGGTCGACTCGATCTTCTCGCCGGTTCAGAAGGTGAACTACGTCGTCGAGGACACACACGTCGGGATCGGGGGCGAGCTCGAACGGCTGGTGCTCGAAGTGTGGACGAACGGGGCGGTGCGCCCCGATGACGCAATCGCGCAGTCGTCCAAGCTCCTCATCGACCATTTCCGGCTCATCAGCGGCATCGGCGAAGAGGATGGCAGTCTGGAGGCGGCAAGCGGCGATCCCGAGCAGGCGCGGCTTTTGGCGTCGCCGATCGAGGATCTCGAGCTGTCGGTGCGTCCGTACAACTGCCTGAAGCGGGCGAACATCCATACGATCGGCGATCTCGTCCAGCGCACCGAAGAAGAGATTGCCAACGTCAAGAACTTCGGCCGCAAGTCGCTGGAAGAGGTGGTCGAGAAGCTGGCGGCCGTGGGGCTGTCGCTGAAAAAGAGGGGGTAG
- a CDS encoding energy-coupling factor transporter ATPase, producing MIEVRNLTHVYHKGTPQEVRALHDVSLRIDRGEFVAIVGGNGSGKSTLAKHLNALLLPTEGIVLVEGLDTRDPQSVWEIRRRVGMVFQNPDNQIVATVVEEDVAFGPENLGLPPEEIGRRVEEALRTVGLADLRRREPHLLSGGQKQRVAIAGILAMRPACIVFDEATTMLDPEGRREVLETAHRLRSTEGITILHITHNMEEAATADRVVVLAAGQVVLDGPPAEVFADADRLRRLRLRAPEMAELAGCLAARGVALRSRPLDVDGLAREILGAWK from the coding sequence CTGATCGAGGTCCGCAACCTCACCCATGTCTACCACAAGGGCACCCCGCAGGAAGTCCGTGCGCTGCACGACGTGTCGTTGCGCATCGACAGGGGCGAGTTCGTGGCGATCGTCGGAGGCAACGGTTCCGGCAAGTCCACACTGGCCAAGCACCTCAACGCTCTCCTCCTCCCCACCGAAGGCATCGTCCTCGTAGAGGGTCTGGACACGCGCGATCCGCAGTCGGTGTGGGAGATCCGGCGGCGCGTCGGAATGGTGTTCCAGAACCCCGACAACCAGATCGTCGCGACGGTCGTCGAGGAGGACGTGGCCTTCGGCCCCGAGAACCTAGGGCTGCCCCCCGAGGAGATCGGCCGTCGCGTGGAGGAGGCGCTGCGCACGGTGGGCCTAGCGGATCTCCGGCGACGGGAACCGCACCTGCTGTCCGGCGGCCAGAAGCAGCGCGTCGCGATCGCTGGGATCCTGGCGATGCGGCCGGCGTGCATCGTCTTTGACGAGGCCACGACGATGCTGGATCCGGAGGGGCGCCGGGAGGTCTTGGAGACCGCCCACCGGCTGCGCAGCACCGAAGGCATCACGATCCTGCACATCACGCACAACATGGAAGAGGCGGCCACCGCCGACCGCGTCGTCGTGCTCGCCGCAGGACAGGTCGTCTTGGACGGGCCGCCGGCCGAGGTGTTCGCCGACGCCGACCGCCTTCGCCGGTTGCGGTTGCGCGCCCCGGAGATGGCCGAGCTGGCGGGCTGTCTGGCGGCGCGGGGCGTCGCGCTGCGCTCTCGCCCGCTCGACGTGGACGGCCTGGCCCGCGAGATCCTCGGGGCGTGGAAATGA